Proteins from a genomic interval of Lathamus discolor isolate bLatDis1 chromosome 19, bLatDis1.hap1, whole genome shotgun sequence:
- the LOC136023674 gene encoding receptor-type tyrosine-protein phosphatase V-like isoform X2 → MRPPLLPLLVLWVPRLLGTLAEGEGCNRTARAGLEEQAAHGDRGTLLNLSVSDQSRPDSILLSWDEPEAGAERYSLALSPLGSGAPLQNGSAGPNITSFWFHGLTPGTRYRVEVTATLACMETTSQAVTAQTSPLPVRNLSLSSGGSSALLLASWAHGRGHRDGYHLALYHSDSQTLVRNASISPNASTFLFDGLLPGSEYALKVSTLAGSNQASTSIHHWTAPSIPTQLRLSPGSSTSLIASWMGAAGAAWLHLALHNLLTRTVTTTLSARRGLTSYTFQHLQPGTQYWLGLSVTAGPYTVPGPNATAWTYPLSPGNVTLSSAEEQSSLQARWSTPAGERDFYLVTLREGEDGAPARNISVGGDSGHVTFHGLSPGKQYSVQVTVVAGPYRASARSAAAWTQPLPPSGVSLSSQESPHSLLASWEEAMGEGYVLALSTMEDPMKDRMKNRSLLRGATNFTYEGLSPGTLYTFEVSTVAGPYTSSPQRITNWTYPLPLQQLTLSNQGHSTSLQAAWRAAPAGSTGYTGTLRETKSQERVRSVDVGKEWTNVTFEDLVPGRQYTLEMAATAGPYRSAVRSATDWTYPLAPAGVTLTNTRRPLGLSAFWDKAAGDVDRFHLQLYSKSLPAQRNITVGPDTHNFTFLGLSPGIQYFLKVTSLAGPYRSSSHFATEWTYPLSLANVSLQPGQRPQELHVSWVESGGGGRDHLVQLSVAESLSIIRNVSVPRGVTQLDLEGLVPGSRYRVEIISQAGPHRTSSQTAVGYTVPLPPPSLSANPVSTAWALAVHWETPPGQRDGYQLSVHKEGSSAPARSLEAGKDSTNVTLEQLEPGTCYLVRIRAVAGPYYSPTKNVTGCTVPAAPTNLSLISLGSSSELYAGWNKPPGRRDHYRVILYGLSTQSRDRVQTLSPDAQNITWTHLEAGSRFAVQVIAMKGSFEASSTNVTQWTHPLAPANLTLRSPSASSLQASWAAAGRGAEGFVVDIYDAASSSHVGHTVLGAGARSHIFRNMSSGTHYSVAVRATAGPFHTSTPNSTHCTRPLPPAAVRLLSTGHPDRLSASWGAAAGGRDGYTLTLYRAGLGTAAASTSLGRDTHGFTFMGLAPGYEYSLEASATAGPYQAAAPNVSGWTRPLPPVTVRLLSTGHPDRLSASWGAAAGGRDGYTLTLYRAGLGTAAASTSLGRDTHGFTFTGLAPGSKHLLEVASVAGSYQTPAGNVSNWTYPLPPRNVYMTNQGYPNRLSASWQAEPQGQDSYRLLLYHWGSGIVAANVSVGKGTSKFTFSGLAPGHKYLLEVVSMSGPYAASAGNISDWTTPSVPKNLSAVVEGNRTMLISWGSVSGQQDECQLWLRDPRNSTLPWRHVLRRGQVQHLLRGLIPGRNYSVSLSCVAGPYWSSTKPLPVPVEPIPVEDVQCLPESRSLYLNWSSSPGDVEAYEVVTERLSDGPPISKYVMSIPTSKASLEGLEPNSSYRIIVSTVGMNMMRSQAVTLFCNTTVEALPPPLRADIFRVEASSTVIIPSDLFSEENGQIEYYGVIATTNDSLLRPTQEIMSSTWYDHYYGTEDSYLAVLIPNPFHPSPGSTPETWRVPVGTDECGRSRATCNGKLKANEQYRFSIAAFTKYDPVAPAVTFTMFSAAGSGADAASLSIPIISGIIVGFLLTLAAVFALVYWKQLRAKRTRKSSLPQEMVTYSLRNIHRPIPIQNFKQYYEMKTASANHAFFQEFEELKEVGKEQPKADAELPANVSKNRYPHVLPYDHSRVKLSQLGEDPHSDYINANFMPLHMNDPGAVPTSRIREVFQGNRQGTEHARAGVWIHGACVCHGAKANEQPETLHAHRTFSNDCRARETPRSVFPWVG, encoded by the exons ATGAGGCCACCACTGCTGCCGCTGCTTGTCCTGTGGGTGCCACGGCTCCTGGGAACCCTGGCAGAG GGTGAGGGATGCAACCGGACAGCgcgggcagggctggaggaacAGGCTGCACACGGTGATAGAG GGACCCTCCTGAACCTCAGCGTGAGTGACCAGAGCCGGCCAGACTCCATCCTTCTATCCTGGGATGAGCCGGAGGCGGGTGCCGAGAGATACTCGCTCGCCCTCTCCCCGCTGGGCTCAGGCGCACCGCTGCAGAATGGATCTGCTGGACCCAACATCACCAGCTTCTGGTTCCATGGGCTGACCCCTGGCACGCGCTACAGGGTTGAGGTGACAGCCACGCTTGCCTGCATGGAGACCACCAGCCAGGCAGTCACAGCGCAGACAA GTCCTTTACCTGTCCGCAACCTGAGCCTGAGCAGTGGTgggagctctgccctgctgctcgCCTCCTGGGCACATGGCCGTGGGCATCGAGACGGGTACCACCTCGCCCTGTACCACAGCGACTCCCAGACGCTGGTGAGAAACGCGTCCATCTCACCAAATGCCTCCACGTTCCTGTTTGACGGGTTGCTGCCTGGCAGTGAGTATGCCTTGAAGGTCAGCACCCTGGCTGGATCGAACCAGGCGAGCACCAGCATCCACCACTGGACAG ctccctccatccccacGCAGCTGAGGCTCAGCCCGGGCTCCAGCACCAGCCTCATCGCCTCCTGGATGGGTGCTGCGGGGGCCGCATGGCTGCACCTTGCGCTCCACAACCTCCTCACCCGGACGGTGACCACGACCCTGTCTGCCAGGAGGGGCCTCACCAGTTACACCTTCCAGCACCTCCAGCCTGGCACCCAGTACTGGCTGGGGCTCAGCGTCACGGCTGGGCCCTACACTGTGCCAGGGCCCAATGCCACCGCATGGACAT ACCCGCTGAGCCCTGGCAACGTGACCCTGAGCAGTGCGGAGGAGCAGAGCTCCCTGCAGGCTCGCTGGAGCACCCCAGCAGGAGAGAGGGACTTCTACCTGGTGACGCTGCGGGAGGGAGAGGACGGTGCTCCAGCGAGGAACATCTCTGTCGGCGGGGACAGCGGTCATGTCACCTTCCATGGGCTGAGCCCCGGGAAGCAGTACTCTGTCCAGGTGACAGTGGTGGCTGGGCCTTACCGGGCATCAGCGCGCAGCGCAGCAGCCTGGACAC AGCCACTGCCACCATCGGGTGTGAGTCTGTCCAGCCAGGAGAGCCCTCACAGCCTGCTAGCCAGCTGGGAGGAGGCAATGGGAGAGGGTTATGTGCTGGCCCTCAGCACCATGGAGGACCCCATGAAGGACCGCATGAAGAACAGGTCGCTGCTCAGAGGTGCCACCAACTTCACCTATGAGGGACTCAGCCCTGGGACTCTCTACACCTTTGAGGTCAGCACCGTGGCTGGCCCCTACACATCCTCACCCCAGCGCATCACCAACTGGACAT ATCCTTTGCCGCTGCAGCAGCTCACCCTCAGCAACCAGGGCCACAGCACCTCCCTGCAAGCCGCCTGGAGAGCAGCTCCCGCCGGCAGCACTGGCTACACAGGCACCCTCCGGGAAACCAAGTCCCAGGAGCGGGTCAGGAGCGTGGATGTGGGGAAGGAGTGGACGAATGTCACCTTTGAGGACCTGGTCCCTGGGCGACAGTACACGCTGGAGATGGCTGCTACGGCCGGACCTTACAGATCCGCTGTGCGATCAGCCACGGACTGGACAT ACCCCCTGGCTCCGGCCGGTGTGACCCTCACCAACACTCGACGCCCGCTGGGACTCTCTGCCTTCTGGGACAAGGCTGCTGGCGATGTGGACCGGTTCCACCTGCAGCTCTACAGCAAGAGCCTTCCAGCGCAGAGGAACATCACGGTGGGGCCAGACACCCACAATTTCACGTTCCTGGGGCTGTCCCCTGGCATTCAGTACTTCCTGAAGGTGACCAGCCTCGCCGGCCCCTACAGATCCTCCTCACACTTCGCCACTGAGTGGACAT ATCCACTCTCTCTGGCTAATGTGAGCCTGCAGCCTGGCCAGAGACCCCAGGAGCTCCACGTGAGCTGGGTAGAGTCTGGCGGTGGTGGCAGAGACCACTTAGTGCAGCTCTCGGTGGCTGAGTCCCTGTCCATCATCAGGAACGTGTCTGTCCCACGTGGAGTCACCCAGCTTGACCTGGAGGGGCTGGTGCCAGGGTCTCGATACCGTGTGGAGATCATTTCTCAGGCTGGGCCTCATCGCACCTCCTCTCAGACTGCCGTCGGTTACACTG TGCCGCtacctcctccttccctgtcgGCAAACCCTGTCAGCACTGCCTGGGCTCTGGCTGTGCACTGGGAGACCCCTCCTGGGCAGAGGGATGGATACCAGCTCAGTGTGCACAAGGAAGGCTCTTCTGCACCAGCAAGGAGCCTGGAAGCTGGGAAGGACAGCACTAATGTCActctggagcagctggaacCAGGAACATGCTACCTTGTTAGGATCCGGGCAGTAGCTGGACCTTACTACTCCCCCACAAAGAATGTCACTGGCTGCACAG TCCCTGCTGCACCTACGAACTTGAGCCTTATCAGCCTAGGCAGCTCCTCAGAGCTTTACGCAGGCTGGAACAAGCCCCCTGGCAGGAGAGACCACTACCGCGTTATTCTGTATGGCCTCAGCACCCAGAGCAGGGATCGGGTCCAGACCTTGAGTCCAGATGCCCAGAACATCACCTGGACTCACTtggaggcaggcagcaggtttgCTGTGCAGGTCATTGCCATGAAAGGCTCATTTGAAGCCTCCTCCACCAATGTCACCCAATGGACAC ATCCCTTGGCTCCTGCCAACCTCACCCTGCGCAGCCCCTCTGCCTCCTCACTGCAGGCGTCCTGGGCAGCAGCGGGGCGAGGAGCAGAAGGCTTCGTGGTGGATATCTATGACGCAGCCTCCAGCAGTCACGTTGGGCACACGGTGCTGGGTGCGGGTGCCCGGAGTCACATCTTCAGGAACATGAGCTCTGGAACCCACTACAGCGTGGCAGTGAGGGCCACGGCTGGACCCTTCcacaccagcacccccaacAGCACCCACTGCACAC GCCCGCTGCCGCCGGCCGCAGTGCGCTTGCTGAGCACAGGGCACCCCGACAGGCTGAGCGCATCCTGGGGCGCCGCGGCCGGGGGCCGAGATGGGTACACGCTGACCCTGTACCGCGCTGGGCTGGGCACCGCGGCAGCCAGCACCTCGCTTGGGAGGGACACCCACGGCTTCACCTTCATGGGACTGGCCCCAGGGTACGAGTACTCCCTGGAAGCCAGCGCCACGGCTGGACCGTACCAGGCAGCGGCACCCAATGTCAGTGGCTGGACAC GCCCGCTGCCACCCGTCACCGTGCGCTTGCTGAGCACAGGGCACCCCGACAGGCTGAGCGCATCCTGGGGAGCCGCTGCCGGGGGCCGAGATGGGTACACGCTGACCCTGTACCGCGCTGGGCTGGGCACCGCGGCAGCCAGCACCTCGCTTGGGAGGGACACCCACGGCTTCACCTTCACGGGACTGGCCCCAGGAAGCAAGCATCTGCTGGAGGTGGCATCCGTGGCGGGGTCCTACCAGACACCTGCAGGGAATGTCAGCAACTGGACGT ATCCCTTGCCCCCCCGTAACGTGTACATGACGAACCAGGGGTATCCCAACAGGCTGAGTGCATCCTGGCAAGCTGAACCCCAAGGACAAGACAGTTACAGGCTCCTCCTGTACCACTGGGGATCAGGTATTGTGGCAGCCAATGTGTCTGTTGGGAAAGGCACCAGCAAATTCACCTTTTCTGGCCTGGCCCCAGGACACAAATACCTGCTGGAAGTGGTGTCCATGTCAGGGCCCTACGCAGCCTCCGCCGGGAACATCAGCGACTGGACAA CCCCCTCCGTCCCCAAAAACCTCTCCGCGGTGGTAGAAGGGAACCGCACGATGCTCATCTCCTGGGGCAGTGTCTCTGGGCAGCAGGATGAGTGCCAGCTGTGGCTGCGGGATCCCCGGAACAGCACGCTGCCCTGGAGGCACGTCCTCCGCAGAGGACAGGTCCAGCACCTCCTCCGGGGGCTGATCCCGGGCAGGAACTACTCTGTGTCCTTGAGCTGTGTGGCCGGGCCCTACTGGAGCAGCACCAAGCCATTGCCAGTGCCAGTGG AGCCAATCCCAGTGGAGGATGTGCAATGCCTACCAGAGTCAAGGAGCCTTTACTTGaactggagcagctctcctgGAGATGTGGAGGCTTACGAGGTGGTGACAGAGAGACTTTCTGATGGACCTCCCATCTCCAAGTATGTCATGAGCATCCCTACAAGCAAGGCCAGCCTGGAGGGGCTGGAGCCAAACTCTTCCTACCGAATCATTGTGAGCACAGTGGGCATGAACATGATGAGGAGCCAGGCTGTTACTCTGTTCTGCAACACAACAGTGGAGG CCCTGCCTCCACCCCTGCGAGCAGACATCTTCCGGGTGGAGGCCAGCTCCACAGTTATCATTCCATCTGACCTGTTCAGCGAGGAGAACGGACAGATCGAGTATTATGGTGTCATTGCTACCACTAATGATTCCT TGCTGAGGCCCACCCAGGAAATCATGTCCAGCACTTGGTATGACCACTATTATGGGACAGAAGACTCCTACCTGGCTGTGCTAATCCCCAACCCCTTCCATCCGAGCCCTGGGAGCACCCCGGAAACCTGGCGTGTGCCAGTGGGAACAGACGAGTGCGGCCGGTCCAGGGCAACGTGCAATGGGAAGCTGAAAGCCAACGAGCAGTACAG GTTCAGCATCGCTGCCTTCACCAAATACGACCCTGTTGCCCCTGCAGTGACATTCACCATGTTCTCAG CTGCTGGATCTGGAGCAGATGCAGCTTCTCTCTCAATACCAATAATCTCTGGAATCATCGTGGGATTTCTTTTGACACTCGCAGCTGTTTTTGCTTTGGTCTACTGGAAACAGCTCAGAGCAAAGAG GACCAGGAAGAGCAGCCTGCCCCAGGAAATGGTGACCTACAGCTTGAG